A segment of the Trifolium pratense cultivar HEN17-A07 linkage group LG7, ARS_RC_1.1, whole genome shotgun sequence genome:
ACATGCATATCCAACAAAATGAAGTAGAGCAAAATATTTAACTTCCATATTTTATCTCTTATAAGTTAGTATactatatagatataaaattcaaaacaagaaaaaaacataGGATATATAGGATTAATACccttattaattaatttctatataattctatatatatattaactatAACTGAATCTTATCACATCCATCTCCAAGTTGCCCTGATAAATCTTCACTACTTCTATACTCCACAGTGTCTACAATATTCATATCAGCTTCAGCAGTTGTTGTATTTGTCACTAATTGTACAGTTTTCTTTGTTGCATCCCAAGCTGTGTCCCCACTTTCCTTACCTACCACTTCTTCAACACTCCCTAGCACCTCCCTTGCTTTATCTGACCCTTGATTTATTGCTCCTACTATTGGATCACCACtctgaatttaaaaaaatgcaaatatttatcagaaaataaaacaaggtaaAAAAACCTTACACATATTAGAGTAAATCAACATTTTAGGGTGCATTTGATGATCTGCCAAAAAATAAGAGACAAgatggaataaatttaattgtattgtatttgattttaaaattgttcttgATTATAGTTATTTTATATTGATCTGTCGAGTCCTGATCCTTAAACTAATAAGGTTTTAAGTGATATcaatttagtcatttgataaaaaatataacactaCTAAACGTTCATCAAAACCATAAATCcataatattgttttaaatattgtttttttttaaaaaaaatactaaatgaAATAACATTGTTCAATTTTAAGAgactaaattactattttacAAATTTGAGGGGTACTTACTTGAGTGTGCACATGAGATTGTTTAGCAATTGAGAAGTTGCTAACTATAGCAGCTCTATAAGGACTAGTATTTGATTGGAAATTTTTGACCAATTCTTTATACTCCACAAGAAAGTTAAATCTCTTAGCCATATTTTAGTGTCTATATATGTTTAAATGGATAATAATATCTTTTGATGTCTAAGTATGTGAATTAATGTAGGCTACCTTAGCTTATATAAGAGAGAAAGAAACTATCTTAGgatgaataataaaaaaaatggaataggTCGAATGGTGTTGTGACACGTGTTGGAAGGAAAGAAATGTGTCATGAATATTGAGGATTTTGTAACACAACACGTTCGTACGTTGTCACGAAGGTGAAGACTATTGGTTGCGTGACACATGTTAGGCCTTGCTTCGTGAAAtaaaatttagacaaaaataaTGTAAACATAAAGGATTTGTACCATGAATCTTTTACTTTGTCTTTGCATGGAAAACAGCGTGAGATTGTCCACTCATGTCACTAATTTAATCAGCTTATTCGGTGTAGAACGGTTCTCATTACGTTAGATTGcatcaatatcaatatgctCCATTAactttcaatttgaaaattgtcttttttttttttttttttttcctaagtAGTCTAATGACAAGActcacatatataaatatggAGAAACATGAAAtttggggttcgaactccgtCACTCCAACAATATATTTGGTAGTtatcatttgagctacacttatgagTTAAAATTATCTTTTTCTATGTCCGGTTAAAATTACAAAGGATTCATTGTACACATGAGTCTAGCATTTTAGATACACATTAATTAGATAAATTAGTGTTTAGTGTTTAAGACTTAGAAGTTAACAAATATGACTACTAACTCTATGTGCAATAATGAAAATGATCACACGAAAACTGGCGATCTATGTCTCACCCAGGTTGCTCTAAAATTCTATCCCAGCACCGCTTCACTCGATAGCAAGTGAGGAAGCGAAAGCGAATGAAAGATAAAGCCCTAACTAACCGAGAATGAAAGAAGAGACGTTTTTCCCTAACTTTAGTAGAGGAATGTAGTTATAGGGAATGTAACTAGTTTCCCGACATCTTAAGGATGAACTCTTTTTAGTAAAaacttttaaatataataagtaggATCCTTATGTAAGAAATATAGTTGTAGCATAAGATAAGCCTGATAACATAGACAATTTGATCATGATTTTATGTATGGAATTAATTATGGGCCTTGCGCCATATTTAAGTATATAAAATTGCTCTTTAGGCCCAGTGCATTGCTCCCAGGCCCCCCAAGCTGACGAAATTGTCCCTAAGATGATTTCGGTAGTTAAGATCCGAACCAATATCACTTCGACAGATAGAAACCGAAACGCTGCTAAGTGCTGAGCAATAAACAGACTCTGTGTTCCTTTCTTTTTCCCCTTCATCTGGTAATCTCAATCCGACTTTTGAAGTGTATTTTTTAACAAGTCCAGGAACGAACTGTTCAGCAGTCCAGAAAAACGGTAAGAAAGCTCTAAATTCATGGAAACCCAAATTTATGGAAAACAAATCGCAAATCAATAACTGTCATTAGAGACGATGATGACCGTTGAGATGAATCTAACAACTTCGTGAGTGTATAGGAGAGAATATCCACTGTAGGAGGTGTACAATAGTTATCGTGTTTGTTACCATTGACTTGAACGAAAAGCCTCCGTGAAGAAGCGATTTTAGGCTGATCCCAAAGCATTTGGGCAACGTATATTGGATTTTGGTCGAGTCCCGAACAATAAAACTTTGTGTTGTATTTCACTTTCGTAGAATTAATTAAGAATGAAGCCATTACGCTCTACAAAGCAATTCCACTTTCATTCTTACGATCTAGTTACTCTTAACTAGGGATGTACGCTGGTTCGGTTGGGCCGGTTTGGCCTAATCCGTTACCCAACCCGTTCAATATTTATTGGGTTGGGTTCGCGAgttgttcataaaaaaaattttaaaaaaaaattgataaaaaaatatactttttaaaaacttctaaaaaaaccTATAATACAATTTAAGAATTTAACACAATTGTGACACATTTTTAACActtaaattgaataaaacaCGCCGATTtaacttcaaataaaaatttatcctTAATCATAACacttaataaattaaataagagtagcaaatttccaaaaaaaaaaaacatcattatCATGACGGGGTTGGGTACACGGATTCAAAAACTCAAATCTAATACCCGAATCGGTTGCTTGTGGTAATGGTGGGTTGAGCCGGATTCTACCCGCAAATGAACGGTTTCGGGTAAATAATTGGTTAAATTGGATGGGTCGGCGGATTCATGGATTGACCCGCACCCTGCTCTTAACTAAAGAAATATTTATTGTCAAGTACTTACAATAGCTAATACTTAgtaacctatgaagcacggactccgacacggacacgGCGACACGACACAGACACGGCAACAccgttaatgtaaaaaatataggacactgACACtactacatatttataaaaaaagatataaattgagaatcaaaatatatacacgtAAATATAAGTTGAACAAgttattacttaaaaaaaagttttaaaataagatataataaaattttacctttatttatccatcctataaaaaaaactataaatattgttgtttcgacccatctttaactcttgtagatatgcatgatatatgcaTAAGGAGAGtataagtaaagaaaaaacaaatttttttggcacacttgtccgacacgtatCGTGTGAGTATCTTATAGGTGTCACACAtcgatcaaaggagtgtcaaagtaaagaaaaaattaactttttttggaCACCGGTCTGACCAATCAGACACGTGTCGTATGCGTGTTATACGAGtatcggacaccgacacgtgtcacgcctaatcatagaggcTAACTAAAGGAGTATCAACTTATTAGAAAAGTTCTCATCAAATCATATTAATAAGGATGGTCATGCAAATACATTGTGAAAATCAAAAGCATTTATAATATATGTTctaacttttataaaattaaaccactaaatttttaactaattaaaaatcatcaattttttctaaataaatattaaaccaCAAATAAGTCATGCTTTCCTCCTTAATTATCGGTTCCTCGTGCACTAACATTTTGACTATGAAAATTAACATTGTtgcattaattaattcaatCCCTTttcttatcatcatcatcatctctatTAATAGCCTTGTGTTTAGCATCTTGAGCTGCCATCCAAGCTCCATCCATGCTATCTTTGGCAGTATCTCTGACAATATCTCCTTCTTCTTCGGCTTTAATTGGACCCTCTCTTGCTGGATCACTTGTCATAGCCCTATCTTCTTCCTTTATTCCTTTGTACATTCCCTCCATCGTCACACCCCCATCATCACTATTTGCTTCTGCCACCGCATTACTACCCTACAAcaatttaatttcattattaaGATTATATTTCACTTCATTATATGTTTAAcacatttataattattattatttaaatagaCAAATAATTAGTCATATAGTAACAccactaataatattttatattaatttatagagGAATTTGAAAACCTCTATTTCTTGAATATAGGTTAGAATACCAAACTTTTACTGCATAGTATAATCTATGTTGTGAACCTACTATAATTTATAACATGTAAGTCATAATAATTGTGAAAATTTGCATAAATTGGACCAATCACGTTATCTACTTCAATTGAAGTTATAgccaattatatatatataaacaccAATTTTGACTGAGACGTAAAAAGATGCATATGTTCCCAACTTTGAAGTCTATAATAATTATGAAAAGTTGCATAAATTGAAAGAGaagggtatatatatatacttcgGCACGTTCATAAGCCGTGGAAAATGAAGCTGTGGAAATTATGCGAGAAGATGTATACATAGATTTGGTAGCAATGTGGATTGTTTTCTTAGTTAAGAACGACATGGCAATTTTGCAACCTTAATTAACACTACAACCTCGTATTCTTTCTTTGGCTTAATTAGATATCTCAATGTTACGTTATGCTACTTGATTCATATTCATAATATATATTGAAGAGTTAATTAAACGGTGAAAGCAACGTGTACAGTGAGTGTCGTCTTTGAGGTTTCAACGACACGTTAACAGGGTCCAGTTTGACACGTTTCGGGTACGTGTGTTATTCACCATTTGCTCACTATGAACCCAACAATTAATTGAACtacttttgtaatttttaaagACCACTTAGAGTTactttggtaaaaataagctataaactagctgatagctgagttaattgatagctgaaaagttagcttatagctgatagctgaaaaactagctaattgaaattaaagtgttgtctaccaaatatattttttatgtaactTTTTGGTGTAACCTCTAATACTAATCTCTATATTCAATTTAATTCCCTTTCCTATTTTTGTTTCTGCAAAACCTGTAACATAAGGGTTCGTTAGTTAACCTGCGAAACCATGCACAATTCACTAGCTATCCAGCGAAACATCTTGTGATTCGTTGTTTAAACAACAAACACCTCTTAGACCAAAAATCTATAGGTCTAGATGATGAACTTTTGAATAACAACTTGAAATTAAGATAATAAACAATAACataaatgaaaaacataaatttaacaaaaacaaatgagATTACTGATTAGATAAATTAATTAGTTCATCGTTCTCGGGTTCTACTATGCACGCCGTGATTTCGTCAAAGGTCCTCAAACGAATCAAGCTTGAATAAATCTCACCAACGTCGCGTCTAAATCAATCAGCCCCTTTGTACTATCCTTCGGACAATACTTTTTTCAAACCATGGTGTTATTTCATCCGGAGGCATGACGTGTGCAAACGTTGGAGTTGAGTTAAAAAACTGTTACTCACTACATAATCAGTGAATTGAGTTCGCTACTTATGTAGTGAGGCTACTTACTTAAGTAGCGAGAAAaaaattatggtcatttcgTAGAACACGTGAAAAAATAATAGAGGATGCGAAAAGAAAAACTTTACGTTAAAAGCTCCATTATCTTATGATAATGTGTCGGAAAGGTTTTTTTAAGTTAGATTCGATGCATCTCAGCAAGTGATCTTGGGCCGCAGAAAAGGTATGTGCTCTTGTGGGCTAGAAAGGCCTTATGTTTAGAAAATTGCTCTTTAGACCTCCCACATTGCTTCTAACCCCCAAAAACTTGaaaatattcttgaatttgGTTCCAATTTTCTATGGAAGTATGGAACCTATGTTCCGAAAAAAGATTAATTTTGGAACCTATATTATGCAGTGTTCAAATATGCTTTCTTATGATTCAACACGATTTTATAGCAACTAGCAAGTGCGAGTCTTGGaccaagaaaaaataaataacaaaaacgAGCTATGTTGagtttttttatcaaactataTTTGGACTTTACACTAGTTCAGTTTGCCTATTCTTACCCTTATAATCAAAATCTAAACTAGCACTAGTTAgctttctctattttatttataaaaaaaaattaaaaaaaaaaactattagtCCGATGTAAATTAGGTCCTACACCAACAATAGATTAATAGTAAGAGATTTGAACCTCTTAAATAAATGGTAAAATATGTAATCCCTaattttgaattattaaaaaaaaatggttgggataaataaaatacaacttACATGTATTTTGAAAATACACACAAAGCTTATataaaacacacacacaaatcaTATAACACACCTtatttaaatatcaaaattttgatgtaaaaaataTCATGACTCATTTTCAATGCACCGTTTTTGCCTCCATCTTGCACCATGACCATTGTGTTAATTTTCTAACTATATTTTCTCCTATACAACTCTAGTTTCAAAGAAACATCAATCCAGAGGAGGAAATTTCCTAATCCTTAACATCATTCAATGATGCTttctactttttatttattttttataataagctTCTACTTTCCTAGATGATAACGACTTCACCAATAtcatttaataatttgtttCTATAAAGTTTACATGTTATTAaaatatgggtcatgctaaccagtgcccccggggcactggttaaggaaaccaaaaaaggaaattttaaaattaaaaataataatgtttacactttcgaggcgttgaccgcacaaacttcaatgtaatattactatatttggttccttaaacaatgccccgggagcactgtttagcattttccttaaaatataaGTCACTATTGACCACCATACGTGGAAAAGAGATTACTTGGACATATTTATCACCACACATTTTGTATTGGCTTGCGCATATTAGGTGAGTTCACATCAACTTGTCATACAAACATGAAGGAAAACCTCAACTGCCTCAAAAGTCTTAATCATATTTAAATGTGTTATTGCAACTAGTTGGATCATGGGATTTTAGATTGAAAATTTGCACTTAATTGTACTACTTACACCACCTAACATATATCTAAATCTAAATATTAATAGTGGGCTGAAATGATAAACACTGCGTTAAATTTAGGCTAATGCAATGGTGGACTACCATGGACAAGtaatctaccgaatatgaattttacgaaattcactgttggattgaaagtttatatcgtatagatcatccataaatttttgaaaattttttgaaaatcatttgatatgttattgagacccatcaagatttacgttatttaataaaccgttaatcttgatgtgtctcaataacatatcaaatgatttttaatttgtctaaatttttctattgaagatctatatgatataaactttcaatctaacggtgaattttgtaaaattcttattcattataatgttattcataacTGGttcaccatggaccacttgataaAGTGGtacatattagaatttaccgtGAAATTTACTCTTGTGAAATTTAGGATTTGAATTATTGTGATGTAATTAATTGATTTCCTCGtttaaattaattcaaatttgTTTCTAATACTGAATTTCAAGGAGGCTACTTTTGAGTCTTCAACCAAAAAAATTCCTTTCATTAATCCATTCCCATTAGAAAGCCACTTTATGGGTTGGTGTTCCGCAGCCAGATCTTGCcaattaaaataagagaaatcAAACATATACAATTTGGAAAATTCAGGTTTGAGTTCCGACTCGTGTATATgtacaatataatatttttatcaactgagttatgtttacgattttttttttctttctaattaacacaataattataAGTTGTGTATTAATAAGAAATTGATTAGAGGTGTATCATCAATCATCATGAAATGAGAATCtcatctcatgtataataaTAGAGTGAGATTTCATATCAATGTTGTGTTGGGATTTAATTCATTAACCAATTGATAAATTCCCAAGTGCATGTTCCACTCATCATGTATTGGACAATGATGCCTAAATTTTAAGAATTGCTAGGTCATTTTTCTGCCTTAAACCACTATGAATTATGCACCCTTTTCTAAGTGAATGACTTGATACaatgaccaaattttttattataaaagaaaagtAGTTAATGTATCATTTTCCTCCCTCTATTCAACTCTTTGACCTCACCATTGAAATCTATCAAATAGTTTTCAATCCTCATTTCCCACAAGAGAAAATAACATAGCTTTTAATCTAGAAAAAAGTTTGATGTCAATATTATCATGTATGTAATAGATTCTTTGAAGTCAAATAAGGCAGCCAGGGAGAATAAAGTAGGATGACATAaatactaaaaacaaaaacaaaaaatcctaAATTGAAAAGAGGCATAGTAAATTAATTGAACAA
Coding sequences within it:
- the LOC123895141 gene encoding uncharacterized protein LOC123895141; translated protein: MAKRFNFLVEYKELVKNFQSNTSPYRAAIVSNFSIAKQSHVHTQSGDPIVGAINQGSDKAREVLGSVEEVVGKESGDTAWDATKKTVQLVTNTTTAEADMNIVDTVEYRSSEDLSGQLGDGCDKIQL
- the LOC123895142 gene encoding uncharacterized protein LOC123895142, which produces MSFLTKKTIHIATKSMYTSSRIISTASFSTAYERAEGSNAVAEANSDDGGVTMEGMYKGIKEEDRAMTSDPAREGPIKAEEEGDIVRDTAKDSMDGAWMAAQDAKHKAINRDDDDDKKRD